The proteins below are encoded in one region of Scophthalmus maximus strain ysfricsl-2021 chromosome 4, ASM2237912v1, whole genome shotgun sequence:
- the LOC118302654 gene encoding lymphocyte-specific protein 1-like isoform X1 produces MSESIRRRSSSRQLLQNLIRVTAQRSQEDAEEVERERRRRSRETQRGEGSPPWPEPTHHRELPHSTESDEELKPRCRLVLEEDEGFSDWSHRLENRSEREQVRGDCRAGGRTPTAPRWKSGPEEEKERGDEEEGRGPERSSRSHEASPLPAEKVSGGKKEFRASYSSSVFLPQDTRLAAAHPADRTSYLAAGTMRPRGAACRVDGEPEQEEDEQPTPRRSAETRQSCGDEDDPEEDELSYTHEERDEERDGERDEERVDLHLRRNRHREEEEEEEEEEEELKMQDTPSEESGDASAVVANRRSAVSLCSEDDEPLNCYGPMSPTFKKLLIQFYPDEINSRVSTDGKCTITERTESLRRSTSDVKRTPPPVAVSKIDKKLEQYAHALELSSKDGRSGAQAPTDLTGPSEPVAAKKNLFEAGEAWNQNAVSVAASKDADGLKVGVADLINQWVRGSEDGSRCSSPSKPTEIKSGGVLNKKNLWESLGDTFSPGRDGKESPSGKKYKFVVAGHGKYQKVSDDNSCSEDGTCESAGEFYEDL; encoded by the exons GGTGACGGCCCAGCGGAGCCAGGAGGATGCTGAGGAGGTGGAGCGGGAGCGACGGAGGAGATCCAGGGAGacgcagagaggagaggggagccCCCCCTGGCCGGAGCCCACCCACCACCGCGAGCTGCCACACAGCACCGA GTCGGACGAGGAGCTGAAGCCCAGGTGCCGCTTGGttctggaggaggacgagggcttCAGCGACTGGAGCCACAGGCTGGAGAACCGCAGCGAGCGGGAGCAGGTGCGGGGCGACTGCCGGGCCGGCGGGCGGACGCCCACGGCCCCGCGCTGGAAATCAGGGcctgaagaggagaaggagaggggggatgaagaggagggccGGGGGCCGGAGAGAAGCAGTCGCTCCCACGAAGCTTCGCCATTGCCTGCAGAGAAG GTGTCAGGCGGCAAAAAGGAATTCAGGGCGTCCTACAGCTCGTCAGTGTTTCTGCCACAGGACACCCGGCTCGCCGCAGCTCATCCCGCCGACAGGACGTCCTACCTGGCCGCAGGGACGATGAGGCCGCG GGGAGCGGCCTGCAGGGTGGACGGGGAGccggagcaggaggaagacgagcagcCCACTCCGAGGAGGTCAGCAGAGACCCGGCAGAGCTGCGGAGACGAAGACGACCCGGAGGAAGACGAGCTGAGCTACACTCatgaagagagggatgaagagagggatggagagagggatgaagagagggTAGACCTCCACCTCAGGaggaacagacacagagaggaagaggaggaggaggaggaagaggaggaggagctcaagATGCAAGACACG CCTTCGGAGGAAAGCGGCGACGCGAGCGCCGTGGTGGCGAACAGGAGATCTGCGGTTTCTCTCTGCAGCGAAGACGACGAGCCGCTAAACTGCTACGGCCCCATGAGCCCGACCTTCAAG aaACTCCTCATCCAGTTCTACCCA GACGAAATCAACAGCAGAGTCTCTACGGACGGCAAATGCACG ATCACTGAGAGAACCGAGTCTCTGCGCAGGAG CACCAGCGACGTGAAGAGGACGCCGCCGCCCGTGGCTGTTTCCAAGATCGACAAGAAGCTGGAGCAGTACGCGCATGCTCTCGAG CTCTCCTCGAAGGACGGCAGGTCAGGCGCTCAGGCTCCGACGGACCTGACGGGTCCGAGCGAACCCGTCGCCGCCAAGAAGAACCTGTTCGAGGCCGGAGAGGCCTGGAACCAAAACGCCGTCTCAGTCGCAGCGTCCAAG GACGCGGATGGTTTAAAAGTGGGCGTGGCTGACCTCATCAATCAGTGggtgagaggaagtgaagacgGCAGCAGGTGCAGCTCGCCCTCCAAACCGACA GAAATAAAATCTGGTGGAGTTTTGAACAAGAAAAATCTATGGGAGAGTCTCGGTGACACATTTTCTCCTGGGAGAGACGGAAAG GAGAGCCCGTCTGGTAAAAAGTACAAGTTTGTGGTGGCCGGTCACGGAAAGTACCAGAAGGTTTCAGACGACAACAGCTGCAGTGAAGACGGGACCTGTGAGTCGG
- the LOC118302654 gene encoding lymphocyte-specific protein 1-like isoform X2, whose protein sequence is MSESIRRRSSSRQLLQNLIRVTAQRSQEDAEEVERERRRRSRETQRGEGSPPWPEPTHHRELPHSTESDEELKPRCRLVLEEDEGFSDWSHRLENRSEREQVRGDCRAGGRTPTAPRWKSGPEEEKERGDEEEGRGPERSSRSHEASPLPAEKVSGGKKEFRASYSSSVFLPQDTRLAAAHPADRTSYLAAGTMRPRGAACRVDGEPEQEEDEQPTPRRSAETRQSCGDEDDPEEDELSYTHEERDEERDGERDEERVDLHLRRNRHREEEEEEEEEEEELKMQDTPSEESGDASAVVANRRSAVSLCSEDDEPLNCYGPMSPTFKKLLIQFYPDEINSRVSTDGKCTITERTESLRRSTSDVKRTPPPVAVSKIDKKLEQYAHALEDADGLKVGVADLINQWVRGSEDGSRCSSPSKPTEIKSGGVLNKKNLWESLGDTFSPGRDGKESPSGKKYKFVVAGHGKYQKVSDDNSCSEDGTCESAGEFYEDL, encoded by the exons GGTGACGGCCCAGCGGAGCCAGGAGGATGCTGAGGAGGTGGAGCGGGAGCGACGGAGGAGATCCAGGGAGacgcagagaggagaggggagccCCCCCTGGCCGGAGCCCACCCACCACCGCGAGCTGCCACACAGCACCGA GTCGGACGAGGAGCTGAAGCCCAGGTGCCGCTTGGttctggaggaggacgagggcttCAGCGACTGGAGCCACAGGCTGGAGAACCGCAGCGAGCGGGAGCAGGTGCGGGGCGACTGCCGGGCCGGCGGGCGGACGCCCACGGCCCCGCGCTGGAAATCAGGGcctgaagaggagaaggagaggggggatgaagaggagggccGGGGGCCGGAGAGAAGCAGTCGCTCCCACGAAGCTTCGCCATTGCCTGCAGAGAAG GTGTCAGGCGGCAAAAAGGAATTCAGGGCGTCCTACAGCTCGTCAGTGTTTCTGCCACAGGACACCCGGCTCGCCGCAGCTCATCCCGCCGACAGGACGTCCTACCTGGCCGCAGGGACGATGAGGCCGCG GGGAGCGGCCTGCAGGGTGGACGGGGAGccggagcaggaggaagacgagcagcCCACTCCGAGGAGGTCAGCAGAGACCCGGCAGAGCTGCGGAGACGAAGACGACCCGGAGGAAGACGAGCTGAGCTACACTCatgaagagagggatgaagagagggatggagagagggatgaagagagggTAGACCTCCACCTCAGGaggaacagacacagagaggaagaggaggaggaggaggaagaggaggaggagctcaagATGCAAGACACG CCTTCGGAGGAAAGCGGCGACGCGAGCGCCGTGGTGGCGAACAGGAGATCTGCGGTTTCTCTCTGCAGCGAAGACGACGAGCCGCTAAACTGCTACGGCCCCATGAGCCCGACCTTCAAG aaACTCCTCATCCAGTTCTACCCA GACGAAATCAACAGCAGAGTCTCTACGGACGGCAAATGCACG ATCACTGAGAGAACCGAGTCTCTGCGCAGGAG CACCAGCGACGTGAAGAGGACGCCGCCGCCCGTGGCTGTTTCCAAGATCGACAAGAAGCTGGAGCAGTACGCGCATGCTCTCGAG GACGCGGATGGTTTAAAAGTGGGCGTGGCTGACCTCATCAATCAGTGggtgagaggaagtgaagacgGCAGCAGGTGCAGCTCGCCCTCCAAACCGACA GAAATAAAATCTGGTGGAGTTTTGAACAAGAAAAATCTATGGGAGAGTCTCGGTGACACATTTTCTCCTGGGAGAGACGGAAAG GAGAGCCCGTCTGGTAAAAAGTACAAGTTTGTGGTGGCCGGTCACGGAAAGTACCAGAAGGTTTCAGACGACAACAGCTGCAGTGAAGACGGGACCTGTGAGTCGG